Below is a window of Picosynechococcus sp. PCC 7002 DNA.
GTGCCCCTCTGGACAGAAGGCAATATCCCCCGCATTGACAAAGAAAAAGTTGCCGCTGCCCAAGCCCATCTTTCCAAGGCCCTCACCCAGGTGCCGGCTGGTGCAGATGTCAAAGTAGAAATTGTTTCTGGGAATGCCCTCGATAATATTCCCCAAGTCCTTGAGCAATATCAATGTGATGTCATTTTGGTGGGCACCCCCATCAAAAATTTAATCCAAGAAAAAATGTTTGGTAGTACGAGCCTGGGTCTGATCAAGTCTCTTAAAAAGCCGATCATGATCCTCCGGCCCCAGATTGTCTCTACCTATACTTGTGAGGAGTTGGCGCTGCGTTGCCGCCATCTGTGGCGATATCTGCTGCTTCCCTACAATGGCAGTGATGAGGCGAAGTATTTAATTGAACAGGTGAAGACTTTTGCGAAAAATGCGCCCCAAGGGGCGATCGCCAATTGTTTTTTGTTGTCCGTCCTTGATAATTCTGGTATCCAGCGCATTCAGATTGAATATCTCCAAAAGGAAGCCGAGGAAAAACTCGCGAAGGTTAAAGGAGAGCTAGAAGCCTTGGGACTGACGGTCAAAACCGCCGTTAAAATTGGCAATCCCCTCAGTGAAACCCTCGACATTGCCGTCAAAGAAGATATTAGTGCGATCGCCATCGCCAGCAAACCCCGCAATCAACTCCTTGAACTTACAGTACACAGCTATGCCAGCGATTTGTTACACCGCAGTTGGTTCCCGACCCTATTTTTCCCGATGTAGGTGATTCAGAAGTATGTAAAGGCGATCGCCCTTGCCGTAATTTAGACCGTAGATTTTGTGGAAAATCAAGGGATTTCTGGAGAAAAACTCAAATGTAACGAATTGCAAAGTATAATGAACAACATCTAATTTTTAGTTGTCGTTCGTTAGAGTAGGAAGCCCTTCACCATGCGAGTTGCGATCGCCGGAGCCGGATTAGCAGGATTATCCTGTGCGAAATACCTTGTTGATGCAGGACATACTCCTATTGTCCTCGAAAGAAGAGACGTTCTCGGTGGCAAAGTCGCCGCATGGCAAGACGAAGATGGAGACTGGTACGAAACCGGTTTACACATCTTTTTTGGAGCCTATCCTAATATGCTCCAGCTCTTTAAGGAACTCGACATCGAGGATCGTCTGCAGTGGAAAGAGCATACGATGATCTTCAACCAGCCCG
It encodes the following:
- a CDS encoding universal stress protein, with amino-acid sequence MFHSALVCTDFSDGLDRLTGCIANLVQGGLSRIVFFHSVPLWTEGNIPRIDKEKVAAAQAHLSKALTQVPAGADVKVEIVSGNALDNIPQVLEQYQCDVILVGTPIKNLIQEKMFGSTSLGLIKSLKKPIMILRPQIVSTYTCEELALRCRHLWRYLLLPYNGSDEAKYLIEQVKTFAKNAPQGAIANCFLLSVLDNSGIQRIQIEYLQKEAEEKLAKVKGELEALGLTVKTAVKIGNPLSETLDIAVKEDISAIAIASKPRNQLLELTVHSYASDLLHRSWFPTLFFPM